A segment of the Patescibacteria group bacterium genome:
AACAACAAAGCATCATGACTGAAGCAACGACAAAAAAAACATCCCGAAAAGCAGCACCTAAGAAAGATGGTATTCAGCGACTACGTATTCGCGTACGAGCCTACGAATACAAGATTCTCGATGTATCTGTAAAACAAATTATGGATACAGCACTTCGTTATGATGCTCAGGTTGTTGGACCTATTCCACTTCCTACAGAAATCAAGAAGTACACCGTGAACCGATCTGCATTCGTATATAAGAACGCGCGAGAGCAGTTTGAAATGCGAACTCACAAGCGATTGATTGATATTATCAATCCTTCAGCTAAGATCATTGAATCTCTTACCAACCTCAACTTGCCATCTGGCGTCAATATCGACGTTAAGATTATCTAAGGAGAGCTGTAAATAAACCGACATGAAATTTATTCTAGGAATAAAACAGAATATGACACAGCTCTTCAATACTGAGGGCAAGGTGCAGCCAGTAACAATCCTTTCAACAGGACCTGCTACTGTAACTCAAGTGAAGACACCAGAAACTGATGGTTATAAGGCTATTCAGGTTGGTTTTGGTGAGCGACACGAAAAGAATATCAACAAAGCTCAGAAAGGACATTTCAAAACTCTTGGAAATTTCCGATACGTAAAGGAATTTCGAATTAAGGGTGATGCTGCTCCTACATTTAATGTTGGAGACAAGATTGATCTTGCATCTTTCAAAGAAGGTGATGTTGTTACTATCTCAGCTGTTACAAAAGGTAAAGGTTTCCAGGGTGTAGTGAAGCGACACGGATTCGGTGGAGGTCCACGATCACACGGTCAGAAGCACTCTGAACGAGAGCCAGGATCTATTTCTGGAGGAACTCGAAACGGAGGACGTGTGCCCCTAGGTATGCGAATGGCAGGCCGAATGGGATCTGATCGCGTTACTATTAAGAATCTCAAAATTGCTCAGATCAATGCTGAAGCAGGTTTGATTGCACTTCAAGGAGCAATCCCAGGTCGACGAGGTACTCTTGTTGAAATCCGAGGATAATCTTTCTCTAATCAAAATTTATGAAAACAAAAATTTACAACATAAAAGGCGAAGAGAAAGGTGACTTCACACTTCCTG
Coding sequences within it:
- the rplC gene encoding 50S ribosomal protein L3 codes for the protein MKFILGIKQNMTQLFNTEGKVQPVTILSTGPATVTQVKTPETDGYKAIQVGFGERHEKNINKAQKGHFKTLGNFRYVKEFRIKGDAAPTFNVGDKIDLASFKEGDVVTISAVTKGKGFQGVVKRHGFGGGPRSHGQKHSEREPGSISGGTRNGGRVPLGMRMAGRMGSDRVTIKNLKIAQINAEAGLIALQGAIPGRRGTLVEIRG
- the rpsJ gene encoding 30S ribosomal protein S10, with the translated sequence MTEATTKKTSRKAAPKKDGIQRLRIRVRAYEYKILDVSVKQIMDTALRYDAQVVGPIPLPTEIKKYTVNRSAFVYKNAREQFEMRTHKRLIDIINPSAKIIESLTNLNLPSGVNIDVKII